The following coding sequences are from one Geothrix sp. window:
- a CDS encoding murein hydrolase activator EnvC family protein — protein sequence MRPLIAVLLPAILAAQGAQDPAELRQKLAAIQGRLGQVDQQLASLKKRRKGVLVEIQGISLQRDRAKAQVEGARLRRDQAQNEVQVIGRERTRIQGEVQRLQGSLRKQVRWMQALGPWGDVALYVTFKDLEAWLVRGRMLAWARLQERKQLGQIQRLQGDLASKEKALKEVLGRLATEEREAAQLQAALRLQEEKLNSFLDGLQKDEVAQKQAQAELAEEAVQLERLLAGLLSKPKGEAFEPAVAFANLRGELPQPVEGTLALGFGEHLHPRFKTKTMQSGLLISAPGGTNVAAVADGKVAFADYYQSYGPMVILDHGGGWFTLYTHLVGLGVTKGQVLKAGESVGAVGDTVDGPRLGFEIRHQAQPQDPQKWMKKRYR from the coding sequence GTGCGCCCGCTGATCGCCGTTCTCCTCCCCGCGATCCTCGCGGCGCAGGGCGCCCAGGATCCCGCAGAGCTGCGGCAGAAGCTGGCGGCGATCCAGGGCCGGCTGGGCCAGGTGGACCAGCAGCTGGCCTCGCTGAAGAAGCGCCGCAAGGGCGTGCTGGTGGAGATCCAGGGCATCTCGCTGCAGCGGGACCGGGCCAAGGCCCAGGTGGAAGGGGCCCGCCTGCGCCGGGACCAGGCCCAGAACGAGGTGCAGGTCATCGGCCGCGAGCGGACGCGGATCCAGGGCGAGGTCCAGCGGCTCCAGGGGAGCCTCCGCAAGCAGGTGCGCTGGATGCAGGCCCTGGGCCCCTGGGGTGACGTCGCGCTCTACGTCACCTTCAAGGATCTGGAGGCCTGGCTGGTGCGGGGCCGCATGCTGGCCTGGGCGCGCCTGCAGGAGCGGAAGCAGCTGGGCCAGATCCAGCGGCTGCAGGGGGACTTGGCCTCCAAGGAGAAGGCCCTGAAGGAGGTCCTGGGGCGCCTGGCCACCGAGGAACGGGAGGCCGCCCAGCTCCAGGCCGCCCTGCGGCTCCAGGAGGAGAAGCTCAACAGCTTCCTCGATGGCCTGCAGAAGGACGAGGTGGCGCAGAAACAGGCCCAGGCGGAGCTGGCGGAGGAGGCCGTCCAGCTGGAGCGGCTGCTGGCGGGCCTGCTCAGCAAGCCCAAGGGCGAGGCCTTCGAGCCCGCCGTGGCCTTCGCCAACCTGCGCGGCGAGCTGCCCCAGCCCGTGGAAGGTACGCTGGCCCTGGGCTTCGGGGAGCACCTGCACCCGCGCTTCAAGACCAAGACCATGCAGAGCGGCCTGCTCATCAGCGCCCCCGGCGGCACCAACGTGGCGGCCGTGGCCGATGGCAAGGTGGCCTTCGCGGACTACTACCAGAGCTACGGCCCCATGGTGATCCTCGACCACGGCGGCGGCTGGTTCACGCTCTACACCCACCTGGTGGGCCTGGGCGTCACCAAGGGCCAGGTGCTCAAGGCCGGTGAATCCGTGGGCGCCGTGGGCGACACGGTGGACGGCCCGCGCCTGGGCTTCGAGATCCGCCACCAGGCCCAGCCGCAGGATCCGCAGAAGTGGATGAAGAAGCGGTATCGCTAG
- a CDS encoding type II secretion system F family protein encodes MRFTVRLTHANGEVLVREFEADSAESLRARVLAEGGFPLAITRTDTAFRSRNQLKTESLVLFNQELLALLRAGIPLLQSLELLVGHGKDVQLRRSLTQVVELVREGMSFSDALEQAGSFPPIYRSNVVAGERSGTLPEVLARWLSFQKFAQTSRRRIIEALFYPTFLVLVLILALGVIFNVVLPRFAEFYAGGDIEMPFFTRILLGAGKFVSSTLWLQGLILIGLVVLGRWMVASEAGRKLAERLLLMLPKVGTLYRMYHSSVFCRTLGVLLSGGLPVVQALEVVQRTSPSERMKAGLLLITDKVRAGSSLHLSLEQAKVLDPLAVEMIRVGEQSSALPEMLDHVANFFDSEVEKATTAVTSLIGPVLILFMGVVVLGLLLAIYVPLFNASSMVR; translated from the coding sequence ATGCGATTCACGGTCCGACTCACTCATGCCAACGGGGAAGTGCTGGTGCGCGAGTTCGAGGCGGACAGCGCCGAGAGCCTCCGGGCCCGCGTCCTCGCCGAAGGTGGCTTCCCCCTCGCGATCACCCGGACGGACACGGCCTTCCGCAGCCGGAACCAGCTCAAGACCGAGTCCCTCGTGCTCTTCAACCAGGAGCTGCTGGCCCTGCTGAGGGCGGGCATCCCCCTCCTGCAGTCATTGGAGCTGCTGGTCGGCCATGGCAAGGATGTCCAGCTGCGCCGCAGCCTCACCCAGGTGGTGGAGCTGGTGCGGGAGGGCATGTCCTTCTCCGACGCCCTGGAGCAGGCGGGTTCCTTCCCGCCCATCTACCGCAGCAACGTGGTCGCGGGCGAGCGCAGCGGCACCCTGCCGGAGGTGCTGGCCCGCTGGCTGTCCTTCCAGAAGTTCGCGCAGACCAGCCGCCGCCGCATCATCGAGGCCCTCTTCTATCCGACCTTCCTGGTGCTGGTCCTGATCCTGGCCCTGGGCGTGATCTTCAACGTGGTGCTGCCCCGCTTCGCCGAGTTCTACGCCGGCGGCGACATCGAGATGCCCTTCTTCACCCGGATCCTGCTGGGCGCCGGCAAGTTCGTCAGCTCCACCCTCTGGTTGCAGGGCCTCATCCTCATCGGCCTGGTCGTCCTCGGCCGCTGGATGGTGGCCTCCGAGGCCGGACGCAAGCTGGCCGAGCGGCTGCTGCTGATGCTCCCCAAGGTGGGCACCCTGTACCGCATGTACCATTCCAGCGTCTTCTGCCGGACCCTGGGCGTGCTGCTGTCCGGCGGCCTGCCCGTCGTGCAGGCCCTGGAGGTGGTGCAGCGCACCAGCCCCAGCGAGCGCATGAAGGCCGGGCTGCTCCTGATCACGGACAAGGTCCGGGCCGGCAGCAGCCTCCACCTGTCCCTGGAGCAGGCCAAGGTCCTGGATCCCCTGGCCGTGGAGATGATCCGCGTGGGCGAGCAGAGCAGCGCCCTGCCCGAGATGCTCGACCACGTGGCGAACTTCTTCGATTCCGAAGTGGAGAAGGCCACCACCGCCGTCACCAGCCTCATCGGCCCCGTGCTCATCCTCTTCATGGGCGTCGTCGTCCTGGGCCTCCTCCTCGCCATCTACGTGCCTCTGTTCAACGCCAGCAGCATGGTTCGCTGA